The following is a genomic window from Dehalogenimonas sp. 4OHTPN.
CTGCAGCCTGAATGGATCCTTAATGGCAAAAAACTTGTTGGAACCGTACTGCCGGTGGAAAATGCCGGCGGAGAAAAAGAGCAGCGCCTTGACCAGGGCGTTGCCCGCCTTGTGGAACAAGGCCCAGAAAAGGGCTGCCGGCGACCCGAGGCCGAAAGCCAGCAGGATCAGGCCTGACTGCTCTATGCCGGAGAAGGCAATCAGTTTCTTGGTATTCGTCCGGGAAATGAGAGCCAGGGCGGCCAGGAACAGGCTGGCGGTGCCGAAGGCTACCAGAAATGGATTAAGAAAGGCTTCGTCGCCGGCCCGGTGGCCCAGGGCCAGCAGCCGGAGGATGGCGTACAGCCCCAGGTTTAAAACAGCGCCGGAAACCACGGCGACCACTGAAGGCGCCCGGACATAGACCGTCGGCAGCCAGGTATGGAACGGCGCGATAGCCGCCTTGGCCCCGAAACCGATAAACAGAAAAACGAAGGCGAAGGTGTACATCCGGGGTTCGATGGAGGCCGCGGCGTCCATAAGGTCAGTCCAGTTGAGCGTGCCGCCGGGGACGACCTCCCTGGACAGGGCGAACAGGATGATGATGCCCACGAAGGCGAACAGCATCGCCGTGGACGTGACGAAGACATATTTCAGCGCCGCGGTGATGTTTTCCCGAGCTTTCAGGGTTACCACCAGCACCACCGAAAAGAGGGTGGACAGCTCGGCAAAGATCCACAGCAGCGCCAGGTTATTGGACAGAAAACCCATGACAATGACCAGCGGCAATAAAGCGAAAGCCCCGTAGAACAGACCCAGCAGGGAGCGCTCGATCTCACCCCGCTCCAGAAGCGAGCCGACATAACCCCGGGCGTATGTTGAGGCCAGTAAAAACAGCGCCGAAGTAATGACCGCCTCGTAAGCGCCCAGGGTATCGGCCATAAGATAGCCGTTATCCATGAAGAAGCGCGGCAAGCCGGAAGCCGCCAGCCAGATTGATAACCCGAGATAAATCACCGCTTCGCCGAGGATCAGGCTGTTGAGCCGCCGGCCGTCGCCTCCGGGCTGAAACCGGCCGATCAAGAAGGCCGCGGCGGCGGCGATCACCGCCGGGACGGCATAGCCGAATATAATCAAGCTGTCCATCAGTCTTCGAAGTCCAGACCCAGCTGGTTCAGGCGCTTGTGGAAAGCCTCGACGGATGAGTCGATGCCGAAAGCCAGCACCGCCGAAAGGACGATGATCATCAACAGGTCAATGATGATAAGAACTTCGATGATAAAGGGCATTTCGGCGATGAACATGGAAAACAGCAGCACGCCGTTTTCCATCGACAGGTAGCCGATAATCTTGGTGATCACCTTGCGCCGGCTCATGATCACCATCATGCCCATGAGCGCCAGCGACACACCGATAACCGCGCCCAGGATGAACAGGCGGGATACCTCAAGCGCCGGCGAAAGGGCGCTGAACGCCTGATAGACCACGAAGAAAAGCCCGGTCGAAAGGATAATCGATCCGATGGGCGTCAGGTAATGAAACTCCAGGTCGCGCTTGATCGGCATGACCGCCAGCAGCCGCCTCAGGAAAAAGGGAATAATTATCACCTTCGAGGCGACGGTAAGTACCGCCATGAACAGCAGGCTGGCTGTACCCTCCCGGGTAAAGAGCGCCAGCGCTACCGCCGCCAGAATAGCCGACTGGGCGGCGTAGATTGAAAACAGCGAGACTAAAGAACGCTGGGTGATGATCAGAGCGGCCGAGCCCAGCACCAGCACCAGCAGTATTTTTATAAAGTCGTCGCCGATGATGAGTTCGTTCATGCTAAAAGCTCGAAGACGATAGTCACAAAAGAGAAAAACAACGCCAGCATGAAGAAGCTGGGCAGCCGGAATAAGCGGATCTTAGCCATTAGCGACTCGAAAACGCCGATGACCGCCGCCAGCGCCAGGGCTTTAAGTCCGAAACTAAGCATTGAAACGGCGATGGCCGGCAAGGTCGCCTCGGCTGCCAGGCCCCAGGGGAAAATAATATTGATCAGGATAGCCATCAGCACCGTTTGCTTGACGCCGTAGGAAAGTTCCATCAAAGCCAATTTCGGTCCGGTCTGTTCCAGGAGCATCGCTTCATGGATCATCGTCAGCTCCAAGTGAGTCTCGGGGTTGTCCACCGGGATCCGCGCCGTCTCGACGATGAGAACGATGAACAGGGACATGCCGATAAGGATAAGCGTCGGGTACTGCGCCAGCGAGGCGCCCAGAACAGCGGCGAACATCTCGGGAATGTCGGTCGTTTTGAGTACAAACGCCAGGGCTGCCGCAGAAGTGATGGTCACCGGCTCGATAATGGCCGAAAGGCTCATCTCGCGTGATGAACCCATGCCCCCGAAGGTGGAGCCGGCGTCGAGGCCGGCCAGCGCCATGAAGAATTTGGCCGAGACCAGAAGATATAAAAACAGGATGACGTTGCCCGGGGCGCCCTCAGCGGACGGCAGGAACACCACCGGCACCATCGCCGCCGCCGCCAGCAGGAAACCGATATTGAGGTACGGCGCCAGGCGCATGATGAATGAAGTGTTCTGGGAGTAGATGATTTCTTTCTTCAGAAGTTTGGCCAGGTTGTAGTAGCCCTGGAGCAGCGGCGGGCCGACGCGCCCCTGGCTCAGCGCCTTGACCTTCTTGATCGCCCCGAGCAGCAGGGGAGAAATGGCGGTGATGAAGCCGATATTCAGGACGGCATACAGCAGGTATTCCGCCATTACAGCCACCTCCCTACCGCCAGCAGCAGGATGACAATGACCACGAAAGCATAGAGGACGAAGGCGTCAAGGTCTACGTTATGCAGCCGGGAAACAAATCCGGACAACCGCTGGACCAGCCTGGCAGCCGGTAGATAAATGCGCTCTTCGAAGAACTGCAGCGTGTGGATCTCGCCCGAACCCCCGGTGACGATGGATTTGTCCCTGTCGGCATACTCCCGGCGCAGCGACTTTCTGGTTCTGAAGATCGGGCTGAATATGGTGACGATCGGCTCGGAAAAGCCGGAGGCGGTATATTCCATCTTGCTGTTCTGACGGTGGATGCCGCAGCCCCAGGTCTCAGAGAGGCGCACTCTCGACCCGGAACGCCGCACCAGGAAGACCGCCAGGCCGAAGATCGCGCCGGTGACGGCGGTCACCGGCAGCAGGTCGATCAGCGGCAGGTCGAAGCCGGCGGCTCTGAATATCTGGGCGCTGAAGATACCCAGGACCACGCAGGCGGCGGCCAGTATCCCCGGGCCGATGAGCATCGCCCGGGGCGCCTCGACGGCTTGCTCCGCTTCTTTGGACCGCGGCAGCGCCAGAAATACGGCGCCGAAAGCTTTCACGAAACAGGCGGCGGCCAGGGCGCTCATCAGGGCAAAGGCGGCCAGGGCGGTGAATAAAAGCACCGCCGTCAGCGGGCTGGGCACCTGGAAAGCCCCCAGATAAGCCTGGAATAGCATCACTTCGGAAGCGAAGCCGTTTAAAGGCGGCAGGGCGGAGATGGCGGCGGCGCCGATAAGGAAGATGACCGCTGTGGCCGGCATCCGCTTCACCAGCCCGCCCATTTCTTCGATGTTGCGGCTGTGGGTGGCGGCCACCACCGAACCGGCGGTCATGAACAGCAGGCTCTTGAAGACGGCGTGGTTCAGGGTGTGGAATAATGCCCCGAAAAGCGAAAGGTCAGCCAGGGCGGCAAGCGAGTAGTGGCTGAAGATGACGTATAGCCCCAGCCCGATGACAATGATGCCGATGTTCTCGATGGAGTGGTAGGCCAGCAGCTTTTTGAGGTCGTGCTCTTTCAGAGCATAGATGACTCCCAGAACCGCCGACACGATGCCGAAGACCAGCAGCACCGTACCCCACCACAGTTCGGGCGAGAGCACGTCCAGGAGTATCCGAACCAGGCCGTAGACCGCCACCTTTATCATCACCCCGGACATCAGCGCCGATATATTCGAAGGCGCCGCGGCGTGGGCGAAAGGCAGCCATTTGTGGAAGGGCATGACCCCGGCTTTGGTACCGAAGCCGATGAAAAAGGCGCCGAAGATGAGTCCGGCGGCGGCTGGAGAAAGGTCGGCGGCGCCGATGTTGAAGGTTCCCGTATATCGATGCAGCAGGAGAGCGCCCAGGAGCAGAAAGAGCGTCGAAAACTGGGTCATCACCAGATAATAGACCCCGGCTTTGGCCGTCTCGGCTCGGTCGCGCTCGTAGAGGACGAGGAGGAGCGAAGATAGAGACATCATTTCCCAGAAAAAAATGAGGGCGAAGAAGTTAGCCGAAGCCGCGACCAGCCCCATCGAAAGGATGAACACCGCCATGGCGGCGGTTAAAAAATCCCGCTGGCGGCCGCCGGCGCCGTGCTCGATGTACTTCAGGGAATAAACGGCGGTGCACAAAGCCACCGCGGCAATGATCAAGCAGAAGAAAGCCGACAGCCGGTCCAGGTGGAAAGCGAAAGCCAGATCCGGCGCCAGGCGGTAGAGGGTGAAATCAACCGCGGCGCCGTCGGCCAGGACACCCGCCGAGGCCGCCATCCAGGCGACCGTGCCGGCGATGACCAGCGCCAGCGCTGCCTTCCGCCGCCCGGCGCCGGAGTCCCCGCCGCCGATGACGCCCGCCGCCGCCGCCAGCAGCATGAGCCCTGCCCCGCCGAGAAAGAGCGCCTGTATCACCTTGTTTTAATGTCCATTGGGCAGAAAAGCAAAAGGAAGTCCCGCGGGACTTCCCCTCCGTTCTCCCCGGTCAGCCGGCCGGTATGTCGTCGCTGTTGATGGGAATTATTCTATTCGCCCCGGCCGTGAAGTGTCAAGGACATCGAGCCGAAAAACCCCGAAAGCAACCGACCGTTTCTGAACCCTTCGTCGAGGGGTGAAGTCGCAAAAAGAGAGGGCGGCCCCTCGGATGAAGGGCCGCCCTCTGCCTGAAGGGAGGAGGCGCTAATTGATGTTGTAGATGACCTGCACGGTGACCACGATCTCGCTCTCTCCGGCCAGGACAGGGGTGACTGAACTCTCAGCGCCGGCCTTGGAATCAATGGCCATCGGCGGGGTGACCCGGCCGCCGCCGTAGGTTGAATCTGATACGAAGCTGACCGAACCCAGGGACACGCCGGTGACTCTGGCGATCTGCTCCGCCTTCGCCTTGGCATCCAGAAGAGCCAACTCGCGGGCCTGATCCATCGCCGCGGCGGTATTGTCGACTGAGAAGTAGATGGTGTTGACCCTGACCGCGTTGCCGGCCGCCGCCACCGCGGCGTCAATGACCTTGCCGGCGTTGGCAACCACCCGCACCTTGACCTCTACGGTATTGGTTACCTGGTAGGCGCGGATGGTGCTGCGCCCGGTCTCTTTGTCATAATCGTAAACCGGGTAGATGTTGAAACCCTGGGTCTTGATGTCCTTTTCAGCCACGCCCTGCGCCTTGAGCGCGGCCACCAGGGCATCCATAGCGGAGGCGGCTTTCTGGTTGGCCGCCGCCAGGGTGGCATCCTCAACCTGAACGCCGAGCGACAGGTTGGCGGTGTCCGGGGTGACGGTAACCTTGCCTTCGCCGTTGACCCAGATGCCCACCTGCTGGGTGGTGTTGATCAGATTGCCGGACTGGGCCGCGGTAAAGCCCATCGCCCCGATGCCGAGCGCGATCACCATGATCGCCGAGACAGCTATGATAGCTCCCTTTTTCATCTTTCTTTCTCCTTGTCTGTTTTCACTGGTTTCAATAAGGTATAACGGCAGCGCCGTGCAAAGGTTAGCAGTACCGTTTTCGGCAGCCTCCTGATACTATTGGTTTAATGAAGGGACTCTACATCATCCTCCTGGAACTTCCACAGTCCGCCGCCGTCCGCGCCCGTCGCCGCGCCTTCGCCCTGGAACCAGGCTTTTACGCCTACGTCGGCTCCGCCATGAACAGCCTGGAAGCCCGGATCGCCCGCCACCTGTCGCCGGACAAAAAACGGCACTGGCACATTGACTACCTGCTTGAACATGCCATTGTCCGTTATGTGCTGTCAGCCGAGTCGGATGCCGATCTTGAGTGCCTGCTCGCCGGCGGTCTGGCCGATGCCGCGGTCATATCCGGATTCGGCTGCTCCGACTGCCGCTGCCGGTCGCACCTCTTCTTCAGCCCCGACCTCAATGATTTGACATCTCGGGCCTCCGGAGCATTCCGGGCGGCGGGTCTCGATCCTCGAACGGTGAGGATAAGTGATACTCAGCTTCAACGATCGCGTGCTCAGGGCATCTGAGGTTGTTGACCGGTAGGCCTCGGCTGTTATAATAGTGCGGGTTCAGGAGACATTTTGAAAACACTCAAAGCCGCTGTTATCGAAATCGCCTACATCCTCGGCGGCGCGCTTATCATCTTCGTTCTTTTCCAGTTCACCTTGCAGAACTCCATTGTTGACGGCACCTCAATGGAGCCGAACCTGATGGACGAGGACCGGCTGCTGGTCAGCAAAGTCAGCTATGCTTTCGGCGAGCCCCAGCGCGGCGATATCATCGTCTTCCCTTCGCCTTACGAAGACGGGCGTGAGTTCATCAAGCGCATCATCGGCCTGCCCGGCGAGACGGTGCACATCGTCTCCGGCACCGTTTACATTGACGGCACCGCCATTGAAGAGCCTTATCTGGTCAACCGCGACCAGCGCAGCTACCCGGCCGTCACCATCCCCGAAGGCCAGTATTTCGTCCTCGGCGACAACCGGCCGGTCAGCCTGGACTCGCGTCAGGGCTGGACGGTCAGCCGCGACGACGTCCACGGCAAAGCCTGGGTCGTTTTCTGGCCCCTCGGCAGCTTCGGCGGCGCCCCGAATTACGGCTTCCCGGAGACCGCTGCCCTGCTGTTGCCGCTGGCGTGCATCCCCCGCCGGTTGAAAGGAAGCGAACCATCGAAAACGTAGAAGAGTTATTCATCAGTTCCGGCGCCGTGCTCAAGGGGCACTTTTTGCTTACTTCCGGCCTGCATTCGCCGGTCTACTGGGAGAAATTCCGTATTATCGAAAATCCCGCGGCCGCCGTACCCCTGTGCCGTATGATCGCCGATCACTTCAAGGGCCGGGGCATCGAACTGGTCGTCGGACCCACCACCGGCGGCATTATCCTGGCATTTGAGGTCGCCCGCCAGATGGGTTTACCGGCGGCCTTCGCTGAAAAAGTCCCTTCCGGCGAGCGGGAGTTCCGCCGCGGCTTCAAGATCGCCCCCGGCCGGAAGATACTGGTTGTCGACGACATCCTGACCACCGGCAAGAGCATCCGGGAGGTCTTTGAGGCGGTTAAGAAGCATCGGGGTGACATCGTCGGCGTCGGCGTGCTGGTTGACCGCTCGGAAGTCCCGCTGGACTTCGGCACCCAGTTGTACTCCTGCCTCCGCGCCGCCACGCCGGCGTTCCAGCCTGAGGCTTGCCCGCTATGCCGGGCCGGGCTGCCGCTGATCAAGCCCGGGAGCAGCTAGTGGACACGGCGCTGGTCATTGCCGCCGCCGTCCTCGGTGCCTTTGCCGTCATCTATCTAAACTATTATGTCATCCGGAGGCGATTTGAGTCGCGCTTCCGTGAGTGGCAGGTCCAGGAACAGGCTTACTGGAAGTCGGAAGTGCTCCGCGCCTCCAGACAGGCGGTAACTCAGAGCCGGGCGGTTCTGGGAGGTAAATTCACTGAACAAATGGCGCCGTTTCTGCCGGAGTTCAAATACGACCCCACCGAGGCCCGCTTCATCGGCAGCCCTATCGACTTCGTCGTCTTTCCCGGCTTGTCGGCCGGCGACCCCAGAGAGGTAGTTATTCTCGAGGTTAAAGGCGGCGTCAACTGCCAGCTCACTCCATCGGAACGGAAGATCCGGCAGCTGGTTGAGGACGGCATGGTCCGCTGGGAACTGATTGAACGTCCCTGTCCGCCGGATTCAGGAAACCCGGTTTAACTGAAGCGGGAGGGAACATCCGCCCCTCCCGCTTTCCGATCCTGATGACTAGTGAGTTTCCTGGAACAGGTAGGCCGCCAACTGCCGCTGGGCATCCGGTCCAAGGTCCTGGGCGGGATAGTGATCAGCGATGCGGTCGTACAATGACGGCGCGCTGCTGAAAGCCTTGATCGTGTCGGAGTTCGGCCGGATATCCGGGCCCAGACCGCCCTCGCGGTTCGCCCCGTGGCAGAAGGCGCACTGGTCAGCGTAAAGCTGAGCCGTGCTGGCCACGGTCGTGAACGGGGGGTTGCTGGTGGTCGTGCCGCCGCCGTTGGTGGTGCAGGCAGAAAGCCCGATTGCGCCGATGATGACCAGAACCAGGAGTGCCGGGATCATTTTCTTGCTGTTCATCTTCTGCTCCTTCATTTTCGGGAACTAACCCCATTGTATAACAGCATTTTGGGAAGT
Proteins encoded in this region:
- a CDS encoding cytochrome c; amino-acid sequence: MNSKKMIPALLVLVIIGAIGLSACTTNGGGTTTSNPPFTTVASTAQLYADQCAFCHGANREGGLGPDIRPNSDTIKAFSSAPSLYDRIADHYPAQDLGPDAQRQLAAYLFQETH
- a CDS encoding DUF123 domain-containing protein, giving the protein MKGLYIILLELPQSAAVRARRRAFALEPGFYAYVGSAMNSLEARIARHLSPDKKRHWHIDYLLEHAIVRYVLSAESDADLECLLAGGLADAAVISGFGCSDCRCRSHLFFSPDLNDLTSRASGAFRAAGLDPRTVRISDTQLQRSRAQGI
- a CDS encoding hydrogenase subunit, which codes for MNELIIGDDFIKILLVLVLGSAALIITQRSLVSLFSIYAAQSAILAAVALALFTREGTASLLFMAVLTVASKVIIIPFFLRRLLAVMPIKRDLEFHYLTPIGSIILSTGLFFVVYQAFSALSPALEVSRLFILGAVIGVSLALMGMMVIMSRRKVITKIIGYLSMENGVLLFSMFIAEMPFIIEVLIIIDLLMIIVLSAVLAFGIDSSVEAFHKRLNQLGLDFED
- a CDS encoding NADH-quinone oxidoreductase subunit H; this encodes MAEYLLYAVLNIGFITAISPLLLGAIKKVKALSQGRVGPPLLQGYYNLAKLLKKEIIYSQNTSFIMRLAPYLNIGFLLAAAAMVPVVFLPSAEGAPGNVILFLYLLVSAKFFMALAGLDAGSTFGGMGSSREMSLSAIIEPVTITSAAALAFVLKTTDIPEMFAAVLGASLAQYPTLILIGMSLFIVLIVETARIPVDNPETHLELTMIHEAMLLEQTGPKLALMELSYGVKQTVLMAILINIIFPWGLAAEATLPAIAVSMLSFGLKALALAAVIGVFESLMAKIRLFRLPSFFMLALFFSFVTIVFELLA
- a CDS encoding proton-conducting transporter membrane subunit, which translates into the protein MDSLIIFGYAVPAVIAAAAAFLIGRFQPGGDGRRLNSLILGEAVIYLGLSIWLAASGLPRFFMDNGYLMADTLGAYEAVITSALFLLASTYARGYVGSLLERGEIERSLLGLFYGAFALLPLVIVMGFLSNNLALLWIFAELSTLFSVVLVVTLKARENITAALKYVFVTSTAMLFAFVGIIILFALSREVVPGGTLNWTDLMDAAASIEPRMYTFAFVFLFIGFGAKAAIAPFHTWLPTVYVRAPSVVAVVSGAVLNLGLYAILRLLALGHRAGDEAFLNPFLVAFGTASLFLAALALISRTNTKKLIAFSGIEQSGLILLAFGLGSPAALFWALFHKAGNALVKALLFFSAGIFHRQYGSNKFFAIKDPFRLQPLAAWGLVIGSAAAIGAPLTPVFLAKFNILVAAATQALPLFVAVLAAFLLAAAGFGFYLIRAFTQGGDAGMERYDTPAAMRLPIAASLVLLVALGVWLPGWLGDALKVIIADLGFQG
- a CDS encoding SIMPL domain-containing protein (The SIMPL domain is named for its presence in mouse protein SIMPL (signalling molecule that associates with mouse pelle-like kinase). Bacterial member BP26, from Brucella, was shown to assemble into a channel-like structure, while YggE from E. coli has been associated with resistance to oxidative stress.) — protein: MKKGAIIAVSAIMVIALGIGAMGFTAAQSGNLINTTQQVGIWVNGEGKVTVTPDTANLSLGVQVEDATLAAANQKAASAMDALVAALKAQGVAEKDIKTQGFNIYPVYDYDKETGRSTIRAYQVTNTVEVKVRVVANAGKVIDAAVAAAGNAVRVNTIYFSVDNTAAAMDQARELALLDAKAKAEQIARVTGVSLGSVSFVSDSTYGGGRVTPPMAIDSKAGAESSVTPVLAGESEIVVTVQVIYNIN
- a CDS encoding Holliday junction resolvase-like protein is translated as MPGRAAADQAREQLVDTALVIAAAVLGAFAVIYLNYYVIRRRFESRFREWQVQEQAYWKSEVLRASRQAVTQSRAVLGGKFTEQMAPFLPEFKYDPTEARFIGSPIDFVVFPGLSAGDPREVVILEVKGGVNCQLTPSERKIRQLVEDGMVRWELIERPCPPDSGNPV
- a CDS encoding proton-conducting transporter membrane subunit, which translates into the protein MIQALFLGGAGLMLLAAAAGVIGGGDSGAGRRKAALALVIAGTVAWMAASAGVLADGAAVDFTLYRLAPDLAFAFHLDRLSAFFCLIIAAVALCTAVYSLKYIEHGAGGRQRDFLTAAMAVFILSMGLVAASANFFALIFFWEMMSLSSLLLVLYERDRAETAKAGVYYLVMTQFSTLFLLLGALLLHRYTGTFNIGAADLSPAAAGLIFGAFFIGFGTKAGVMPFHKWLPFAHAAAPSNISALMSGVMIKVAVYGLVRILLDVLSPELWWGTVLLVFGIVSAVLGVIYALKEHDLKKLLAYHSIENIGIIVIGLGLYVIFSHYSLAALADLSLFGALFHTLNHAVFKSLLFMTAGSVVAATHSRNIEEMGGLVKRMPATAVIFLIGAAAISALPPLNGFASEVMLFQAYLGAFQVPSPLTAVLLFTALAAFALMSALAAACFVKAFGAVFLALPRSKEAEQAVEAPRAMLIGPGILAAACVVLGIFSAQIFRAAGFDLPLIDLLPVTAVTGAIFGLAVFLVRRSGSRVRLSETWGCGIHRQNSKMEYTASGFSEPIVTIFSPIFRTRKSLRREYADRDKSIVTGGSGEIHTLQFFEERIYLPAARLVQRLSGFVSRLHNVDLDAFVLYAFVVIVILLLAVGRWL
- the pyrE gene encoding orotate phosphoribosyltransferase, encoding MENVEELFISSGAVLKGHFLLTSGLHSPVYWEKFRIIENPAAAVPLCRMIADHFKGRGIELVVGPTTGGIILAFEVARQMGLPAAFAEKVPSGEREFRRGFKIAPGRKILVVDDILTTGKSIREVFEAVKKHRGDIVGVGVLVDRSEVPLDFGTQLYSCLRAATPAFQPEACPLCRAGLPLIKPGSS
- the lepB gene encoding signal peptidase I, which codes for MKTLKAAVIEIAYILGGALIIFVLFQFTLQNSIVDGTSMEPNLMDEDRLLVSKVSYAFGEPQRGDIIVFPSPYEDGREFIKRIIGLPGETVHIVSGTVYIDGTAIEEPYLVNRDQRSYPAVTIPEGQYFVLGDNRPVSLDSRQGWTVSRDDVHGKAWVVFWPLGSFGGAPNYGFPETAALLLPLACIPRRLKGSEPSKT